GTTTTTGATgctgaacattctttgcgtacgtagatgtacgttttttgatGCACAGAGGTGTGTGCGCAGTTTGACTGCAACGAGgcaatgatccgagtcgatgctggaacctcggatcgtacgtacatctaatacactagaagcgtgtcttccatctatgacagcatgatcgatctggtttcgcgttatTCGATCAGGatacagccaggtagcttggtgtatctttttatgctggaatctggtgctgcaagtccgacaccgaatttgggctcctttacatggcagctgtagcagACGTCGCAAAGTCCTTTGTGTTTCTGGTCCATCGCATTTCTTAAATGGCAGTGATGTTAGCCTTTattctcacgaggacatcaaccagccgggcagaggtaccttccccattaagggaccggacatttcaggtgcatgccctcaaattgtAGTCGTTAGTTCGTTTGCAAGGGTCATCGTCATTAgtataggaagttctcatccgatgCTTTGTacatgttttcattgggggtgATATTTAAGtgacgggtcccaaacccagtgaTCGAACAGCTATCCTGGTATGCTTCGCCtcctcacgttagctcactcccgaacgggtgttcagaagctacccagaggatactttggctaatcccggaagtttTAAGCTGCTTGAATCATGTGtggaagaatcgtcctggccactcccaagtgaatggcgatcagtaacttccCTCACtcgcgtggacttctacatacgGAAACATCTTCCGGCAAACTATAATGACTTATTTAATAAGACTTGGGGGAGAGGTTATAACTCCCAATTATTCCGGAAATAATGgttttgtaattatttgatttcaaagtgctttagaaaacttcactataatttaggttaggtaaggttgaCCTATCTGGATGAAAGCCATCGCTTAGATTTATTggtccttgtagtaggcttcttgtaataagcctgcgtcctTAGCGAATCTAAGTTAGCTCTCCAGCTCTAACCCCGACAGacattctaacttctcatattgtagagctgctaaacatttcattcgtgttctagctaatgcagggcaagaacatagaaggtgttcaagagtgcccctctcttctagttcattgcaatatctgcagctatcattgtttgtaattttaatcTTGTACGCCTGTGCCGCTAACATATTGTGGTACtaacgatagttctgctttcctttctagacaaggctagtacgaatctggcgtatttatgtacattctgTATACACATGAGTTTCGCGGTTTCGCCAggggctagattattccaccgcctgtctatccgtgttttcatgtcCACAGCGATCTCATTGTATACCATATTTAAGGGTTTCAGTATGTCGATTacttgttcgaattgtatgtaaacagcgctttttgcaattttatcgacaatttcgtttcctgcaatgcccttgtGCTTtctgcggctagtctctctatggcttccctggtccTAATAACGGTTTAGGGTGCCAATTTGGGATCTTGTAtcttttagtagaaagtttcatataatatattgtacgtTTCATCGGCGTTTATCCCCAAGCCTGTCTGAGTTGCCCATCGGTGCACTGTTGCGAATGTATTATTCGTTATGTCGCTCACGGTATCTATGTCATCTGCACATGCTATTAGTTTAGATGCCGGGCCTTCAAATATCGTTAATAACTCAATAGCTGCAAGtaaccagagaagtggcgatAGAACGTCACCTTGTACCGTCGGCGAACCGTCACATCCTAGTTTGGTGAGTTTGGCTTCGCTCCATTCGGCACGTATTATTCTACAACCTAAAAGGTTCTTTATCCATGAATAAACCACGAGTTCTGTATTTGTTGTATCTAAGCCCCTTAAAATGGCTTCGCTCGACACATTGTTAAATGCACCACTAATGTCCAGAAATGCGTACTGACTAGATCTTGTAGTGATTCTCCAGTCCCCGATGGATTTACGTATTAGGTTGGGAATAGTCGGGTGTTTTGATAGCAGTTTCCTGAGCCTAGCCGCTTCCTTTGTGCTTTCTATACTGCCACAGAAGCCTTTCCATGGCTTTCTCTTGGCTTTACGAACCTCTTTCTTGTATGTCCGTCGTAGATCATTTACTCGTCTCAGCAGGATTCATTATCGACTACTcgagccagtttttaaaattctattacGCTGCGCCTTGACCCCAGCTCAAGGAGCACCAAGATGGCATtgatctgtgtttcaagcgtaGGGGAGAGCATGCTGTGTGATATGCGTTGTTAAGTGCCCTTGTTATCATTCTAACACTCTCTTCCAGTTCAACACAAGAGCTGAACCTTCGGGGTCTCAATGGTTTTTGCAATAGCACTTTCACAAACAGATCCCGGTTTGTATTTCTAGGATTTCTGAAGGTTTTGCTCTATTTCTTGAGCGAGaatgttattttgaattgtatgtatttgtggcggccgccgtagccgaataggttggtgcgtgactactactcggaattcagagagaacgtaggttcgaatctcggtgaaagagaaaatgaagaaacagttttttctaataacgatcgcccctcggcaggcaatggcaaacctctgactgcatttctgccatgaaaaagctcctcataaaaaatatctgcctttcggaatcggcttgaaactgtaggtccctccatttgtggcacgacatcaagacgcacgccacaaataggaggaggaactcggccaaacatctaaaaggggtgtacgcggcaattatatatatatatatgtatatatggggcattcttcgccaaccggacacccccatctgcccagaacagtttttataaaaaaaatttttccctatgccgaaataaaagcttatgtcatgtactttaatttgtcatgtggcactttttaaatattcaagatggacgacgaatattgacatgatgctcgggggtttctgggttcgctgctgaatataaatattgaaggaaattgctgaaattggaatttttttttcataatacaggatctttttcacagtaaaactttttttttcttctggagaattggaaaatcttttaataatcaCTTCCTTTGTGTTTGAGATTTGGAAGGAAtggctttttagtatttctggtactggtgctgcagactcgaatcttttgttaagcttccaacatatttgtcaatattcgtcgtccatcttgaatatttgccacatgacaaattaaagtacatgacataagcttttatttcggcatagggaaacattttttttataaaaactgttctgggcagatgggggtgtccggttggcgaagaatgccccatatatatatatatatatatatatgtatttgtggtcGGAGAAAAATGACGTTTTTAATGCTCTCCAATATTCCACTGTCTTAGAGTTATTCGTAAAGAGattttgttggttggttggttggagtggtgattcatccacaATTCAACTCGCGCtaccgcaccattttgctgccacatcctcgttgccAACTTgcttaccagttatttacggcataactatatccagtctgtgcagtttaagaaccttattaggttgttgacgtctaagccagacagttgcttgagaccctcgaacagcggtttgcccagggttattATTCTGTCTTTCCATAGGGCAAGTCAGGATATGgaagattgttttctttttctcagGTTGTTTACAACTCTGATAGTATGTGTTGTGAGTGATAACCATTTTGGCTGCTAATTCTCCAACAGACCAAAGGCCAGTTATGAgtgccgttagtctacaggcgtcccaGCGTTTCGTGTTTAACAATGTCgacgattgtttgaggttgtaggtaggccataacgttctgctatttttgcatttcgtctggtctttcaatctacaatccgcgattcgaaggtattttagggaaattgcactcttgactgcacctagtggtttgaataccgattctgcgagaacgttattcatggcagatccccttcttgccagttcatctgcttattcgttaccttcaatattccgatgtcccgggacccaagaAAACATTATGATTTTCACTCAAGGAGGAAacgctattcctactttgttgtACAAccatagaggttgttgtagctgaatccAGTACCTTAATTGTGGCTTGGCTATCTAATAATAGCTATAATAGCGATATTGGCCTTAAAAGAGAAagctgcgattagtagcctgaAAGCTTCCCCCCTTCTGCGTCTCCGAGAGATTTTCCAATatcaagtctatgagaatatataccagttccaacaccacagtccattttagaatcatctgtatagactgtagtttcgaagttgtttagtgagaatctcttattccattcctccttagGTGGAAAGAGAGTGGTAAacttcctattgaatgttatcGTCGGGACGATGAattcagtcctcaccgaggttaactgagtttgtcgcaataataggaTGGCATGACCACACGTTTTTTCTTTCCCGCGATCctcttcatttaacctaaatgaactcatggttgccgtcttcctAATAAGTAGGTATATTGGAATAATGTGTGTCAGTGTATTGAGAGACTGCCTAGGACATGCcctgattgcaccgactgttattgcacaggctgatctttgtattctacCGAGTAATTTAGTATTGTtatctccctagagctttccatcaaactaccgaaccataggATAAAactggtcgtataaccgccttatacaatcataatgtatgcttaggttgaagaccccatcttcttccaagcatacgtttacaggcatgtaaagcaatttctgctttccttacccgttcttcgacgtctaatttccagctaagtttggagtccaaaattacccctaagtactttgcactgagTGAAAGTGAGAGGATTTGTCCgctaatatttggtagggtaaagattggtaccttatatctggtggtaaggagcatgagttctgttttacgcgggcttaaacttaggccacatcCTGTTGCCCAAGAATTAAGCTCGTCTAATGCCCTTTGAATGAtgccactgatcgtattaggacgcagtcctgacgccattagccccacatcatcagcatacgccaccgcttttaccccacctctattaaattttattcagattttgctaatcacacataaccaaagaagaggagataatactcccccctaTAGAGTACACCTATGGACCCTcttagttatgttgatattacccatattacctttgatgatcctggtttcaaGCAATTTACTGATACAATTTTCAACccctaagtctattaacgccctttggatagcactagtgctaacgttattaaatgcgccttctatgtctagAATAGCTGCCATGGTATACTGTTTGTTTACTAGATACCGTTCTAGTTAGTTTGAGCCTCAAACCTTCCCAGTCGCTCTGGGTTTTGCTAATAGCGTTTTGAAAGAAATCAACAGAGAACTAATCGTCGCATTTGATCACCCTGTGTCCACGAACCACCTCCATTGAATCATATCCTGGCACTTGACCCTCCGGGCTTGCCATGACGAGATCAACGATAATACGAGACAACCGTGCCTCGATTTCGGACCACCTTTCCAACGCAGGTTTACCGCGGTTCGTTAACTCGTCCACCAACACCGTTTGCGGGTGATCCCGTGCCACCTCGTTAAACGCGCTATTGTCTGGTTTGGGCGTCAAAGCAGTGTGCAACATCTTATGTTTTTTCGCAGTTTTACCGCCCTCGTCCTGCGAACGATTGCGTTTTACGGCTTCTTCCaagaagcctgggaaacccgtcatccaaggggaatcttatcgcCCAATAACTCACCGTTCTCCAtcagtgaagacacttgaggcCCTTCTACTCCGACTCTGCGAGAGACTGACCTAGTAGCGTTGAACTTGAAGAAGGCTCTCGACACAGTCaaccattccacgctactagataacttttatcagtcgacactcccgctaGGGCTAAAGAGGTGGTCCGGcaactatctgagcggtcgtcactcgtcagtgatttttcatGACCATACATCTAAACAGATTAACATTAAGCAAGGTGTTCCGCAGGGTGGtctcctttcacccttgctgctcaacttctatatctcgaaactccccAGCTGCCAGCGgcagtctccctggtctcatacgctgacgactgcccgataatggcgtcgggcaatgacatcgatggcctgtgctctaaagtgaacaactacctcacctcTCTccctttttcactgcgaggaatattcaactttctcccactaaatccacggcgaccctctttaccacccaGACAAAGGAGGTCGAACTGCCTCTCTAACTGCTCAGCAAGCGGTTCCTATTAGGGTGCTTCCGTAGGtgctacactgacggggcttctcttactgctacaacaacaacaataacaacatgcaATGAAAGGTGCCGAACGTTCACCTTCTATCATTACCACACATCGGCTATTAGATAAATAAGATTTCAACCAAGAAAACAGAATGAAAACCAAGCGAGGCTAATTTACGTAATAGAATTGTATGCGATACtctatcaaatgctttagaaaagtccgtGTAAACACAATCGACTTGAAACCTTCAGCAAAAGTTTAAAAGCAATATTCACCAAAGGCAACCATATTGGAAACTGTAGACCTTCCCGATATAAATCCATGCTGATTGGGCGAGATTAAGTCGCAAAGTACAAAggcattttatacataaaagttAGAACAAGGCACTACgaaatttatcaaataaaagAGTCACTATTTCTAGcacattaaattataaaaattggctaATGAAATGTCCATTGTATagtgaaaaaacataaaaacgcgGGCGCAGTAAAAATCACGTATACACACGAACAATAAGATGATGATGTGAAAGAGTCTCCTTCCAAAACTCGACATTGGTTGATTTGATTTTCAAATAATCTATTAGTAAGTGCCACACCAATCATCTCTTGCGGTCACAAAAGATGGTTTGTTACCAATGGGTTGATAAACCAATTGAGATCTCTGggattgcatttgctgcttcacCACGCAATGTTCTGCGAGCTTGCCTCACATCCCATAGTTAGCCCGAGATTCCTGGATTCAGTATACTGGACCTCTTCTGTTATCTCTCTCGAAGGGGGCGGCTAAAAAaaagtcgtagggtaggtagacCGAGACTACCATAGCGTCGACTCTATTCCCACTCTTCCAGTACTAACGATATATCTAGAGCATAATTCTTTTAACATCATGTGTTCGATCAACTttggcatgataatacatgcccACGGTCTCACACTCCCTCGGCAACGAAGGATTCGCCCCCTCGACATAGCACTTAAGACACATAAAGGGTGgcccatgtaaaatttgctttttgaatcggctataaaaaagaaactaatcaatattttttcaaacttttttttttattttgaagattggacATTGtcatttgaaaatgaaaaataagatcgttcaaatgactgccacgactggctttacagtaggccattcgatcaacccaatgtttaagcacattttcgattgtttgggctccaatttcatgaatggcaacttcgatttcgtgttttaaagcatcaatcgtctctggatggttcgcatagcatttatctttacggctccccacaaaaaatagtccaacgggcttaaatcacagctccgaggcggccaattgatattggaattccggctgattattcggttttcaaaaacggtagccaaaagtttgagtgtaactttggcagtgtgacaagttgcaccgtcctgttgaaaccaaatgtcatccatgtcatcctcttcaatttttggaaacaaaaactcgttgagcatgtctcGGTAAcattcgccatttactgtaaccgcgaaagaagaagaagactcaccactttggaaataggttttcaatattttccaattttgttcaagcgtatagcgtcccatttcgta
The Anastrepha ludens isolate Willacy chromosome X, idAnaLude1.1, whole genome shotgun sequence DNA segment above includes these coding regions:
- the LOC128870076 gene encoding uncharacterized protein LOC128870076, with protein sequence MTGFPGFLEEAVKRNRSQDEGGKTAKKHKMLHTALTPKPDNSAFNEVARDHPQTVLVDELTNRGKPALERWSEIEARLSRIIVDLVMASPEGQVPGYDSMEVVRGHRVIKCDD